In the genome of Candidatus Reidiella endopervernicosa, one region contains:
- a CDS encoding extracellular solute-binding protein — protein MNPWNNNNCNMISWRHLNYLLMLLSLLSIPFGLQAAPAQALGYEPKYPPGFDHFDYVNPDAPKTGKLVLSVTGSFDSFNPYVLKGLSADGLTPLMIETLMASSLDEPFSQYGLLAEDAALAEDKRSVTFRLRPEARFNDGSVVTAEDVKFSFDSLKGEKGHPQYRFYYADIERAVVVDSRTVRFEFTKVNPELHMIAGQIPIFSRNWVGDKAFDKVAMEPPIASGPYTVESFDIGKNITYRRNPNYWGRDLNVRRGMFNFERITYKYYRDATVALEAFKAGEFEFIHEYNSKKWARDYIGPKFRDGRIVKQNLKHSNNAGMQGFVFNLRRPLFKDLRVRQAISQALDFDWSNRKLFYNQYERCDSYFSNSELAARGLPEGDELALLEPLRDELRPEVFTETWQPPTTKAPASLRSNLRKAKALLQEAGWVYRDGALRNAKGEKFSFEVILAQKGFERILAPFARNLTKLGIEVEYRTVDIALYQRRIESFDFDMVVGGFGQSQSPGNELMGMFHSSSAQQKGSRNTFGIEAPAVDALVDALIYAKDRSGLVTAARALDRVLLNGYYLVPHWYIGSHRIAYWDRFGMPESLPLYYNADSWMLATWWKRAEKTGATN, from the coding sequence GTGAACCCCTGGAATAACAATAACTGCAACATGATCTCCTGGCGCCACCTGAACTATCTGCTGATGCTGCTCTCTCTGCTATCGATCCCATTCGGATTGCAGGCGGCACCCGCACAGGCGCTCGGCTATGAGCCGAAGTATCCACCCGGCTTCGATCACTTCGATTACGTCAACCCCGATGCACCCAAAACGGGCAAGCTGGTTCTCTCGGTGACGGGTAGTTTTGACTCCTTCAACCCCTACGTGCTCAAGGGGCTCTCGGCCGATGGGCTCACGCCGTTGATGATCGAGACGCTGATGGCCTCAAGCCTTGATGAGCCCTTCAGTCAGTATGGTCTGTTGGCAGAGGATGCAGCCCTGGCGGAGGATAAACGTTCAGTCACCTTCCGCCTGCGTCCCGAGGCGCGTTTTAACGACGGCTCGGTTGTCACCGCAGAGGATGTGAAGTTCTCTTTCGATTCATTGAAGGGAGAGAAGGGGCATCCGCAGTATCGCTTCTACTATGCCGACATCGAACGAGCGGTCGTGGTCGATTCACGCACGGTCCGTTTTGAGTTCACCAAGGTCAATCCCGAGCTGCATATGATCGCCGGACAGATCCCGATCTTCTCCCGCAACTGGGTGGGTGATAAGGCGTTTGATAAGGTGGCGATGGAACCACCGATCGCCAGCGGCCCCTACACGGTCGAGTCTTTCGACATTGGCAAGAACATCACCTACAGGCGTAATCCCAATTACTGGGGGCGCGATCTTAACGTGCGCCGGGGCATGTTTAACTTCGAGCGCATCACCTACAAATATTATCGCGATGCAACAGTGGCGCTGGAGGCTTTCAAGGCCGGTGAGTTCGAATTTATCCATGAGTACAACTCGAAGAAGTGGGCGCGAGACTACATTGGACCAAAGTTCCGCGATGGACGCATCGTAAAGCAGAACCTGAAACACAGTAATAACGCCGGTATGCAGGGTTTTGTCTTTAATCTGCGTCGTCCGTTGTTCAAGGATCTTCGTGTGCGTCAGGCGATCTCACAGGCGCTCGACTTCGACTGGTCGAACCGCAAGCTCTTCTATAATCAGTATGAGCGATGCGACAGCTATTTCAGTAATAGTGAGCTGGCCGCACGGGGCTTACCAGAAGGAGACGAGTTGGCCCTGCTTGAGCCGCTTCGTGACGAGCTGCGCCCCGAGGTATTCACAGAAACGTGGCAGCCTCCCACCACAAAAGCACCCGCAAGTCTGCGCAGCAATCTGCGTAAGGCCAAGGCGCTGCTGCAGGAGGCGGGTTGGGTCTATCGTGACGGTGCACTGCGCAACGCTAAGGGTGAAAAGTTTAGCTTTGAGGTGATCCTGGCGCAGAAGGGTTTTGAGCGCATACTCGCCCCCTTTGCACGTAATCTCACTAAGCTGGGTATCGAGGTGGAGTACCGCACTGTCGATATCGCCCTCTACCAACGTCGTATCGAGTCGTTCGACTTCGATATGGTGGTGGGTGGCTTTGGTCAGTCGCAATCACCCGGCAATGAATTGATGGGCATGTTCCACTCCTCCTCGGCGCAGCAGAAGGGGTCACGTAACACCTTTGGCATTGAAGCCCCGGCGGTCGATGCACTGGTCGATGCACTGATCTATGCCAAGGATCGCAGCGGGCTGGTCACCGCCGCACGTGCCCTCGATCGTGTGTTACTCAATGGCTACTACCTGGTGCCACACTGGTATATCGGCAGCCACCGTATCGCCTACTGGGATCGTTTTGGCATGCCGGAGAGTCTTCCGCTCTACTACAACGCCGATAGCTGGATGTTGGCCACCTGGTGGAAGCGTGCTGAAAAAACGGGAGCGACTAACTAG
- a CDS encoding paraquat-inducible protein A, translated as MNTPPLSITHHFPRHATLLQTLIGIALVALIFGLLAPIVTLEKFYLFENTFSVLSGVQQLWREGQIFLFCIITLFSVIMPFLKLGVLMLLVVMKEGDGARLQRYLQWMHLYGKWSMLDVFVVALLVVSVKLGAIANVDMRYGLYAFTLSVVLTMIATGWVVHLSNKLTQDTPAHEREDDGDSSSSVSS; from the coding sequence ATGAACACTCCACCCCTATCTATCACCCACCACTTTCCGCGCCATGCAACTCTGCTACAAACACTGATTGGCATTGCCCTTGTCGCCCTGATTTTTGGCCTCCTTGCACCCATCGTCACTCTGGAGAAGTTCTACCTGTTTGAGAACACCTTCTCAGTCCTCTCAGGGGTGCAACAACTCTGGCGCGAGGGACAGATATTTCTCTTCTGCATCATCACCCTCTTCAGCGTGATCATGCCTTTTCTGAAGCTTGGAGTATTGATGCTATTGGTAGTAATGAAAGAGGGTGATGGCGCGCGGCTTCAGCGCTATCTGCAATGGATGCATCTATACGGCAAGTGGTCGATGCTAGATGTCTTTGTCGTCGCGCTACTGGTAGTTTCGGTCAAGCTCGGCGCAATTGCCAACGTCGATATGCGCTATGGACTCTACGCCTTTACCCTTTCAGTCGTCTTGACGATGATCGCAACAGGTTGGGTCGTCCATTTGAGCAACAAGCTGACCCAGGATACGCCCGCTCATGAGAGGGAAGACGACGGCGACTCTAGCAGTTCTGTATCTTCATGA
- a CDS encoding cupin domain-containing protein — translation MDKTVKYSAAETYQTKDGSLIRELMHPDQHGNRNQSLAEAEVGPGVTTLLHCHHQSEELYHITAGQGLMTLANDQFDVVTGDTVHIAPGVAHCIRSIGTNPLKILCCSSPPYSHEDTELLESPSSSLS, via the coding sequence ATGGATAAAACGGTCAAATACAGTGCGGCTGAGACCTATCAGACCAAGGATGGGTCACTGATTCGAGAGCTGATGCATCCAGACCAGCACGGCAATCGCAACCAGAGTCTGGCCGAGGCCGAGGTCGGCCCGGGGGTGACAACGCTACTCCACTGCCATCATCAGAGCGAGGAGCTCTATCACATCACGGCGGGGCAGGGTTTGATGACGCTGGCTAATGATCAGTTTGATGTGGTTACGGGCGATACTGTCCATATCGCTCCGGGTGTGGCGCACTGCATCAGAAGCATCGGAACGAACCCCCTGAAGATACTCTGTTGCTCATCGCCGCCTTACAGTCATGAAGATACAGAACTGCTAGAGTCGCCGTCGTCTTCCCTCTCATGA
- a CDS encoding ABC transporter permease, whose translation MAANPNRMSSRAWQRFKANRRGYYSLWLFSILFLLSLIAEVLSNDKPLIVHYQDEYFFPLIETYPETRFGGDFASETDYLDPFIRDQLKEGGNWAIYPPNPYSYNTINYFSELPNPAPPSDENLLGTDDRGRDVVARLIYGFRLSVLFAFALTVVGTLVGMLAGALQGYFGGRTDLFAQRFIEIWSSMPELYLLIIFASIFQPSVALLIILLSLFGWMGLADYVRAEFFRGRNMDYVEAARSLGVSNRTIMRRHLMPNAMTPVITFLPFRISGSILALTSLDFLGLGVPPSTPSLGELLAQGKENIDAWWLSMTTFGVLVGTLVLLIFIGEALREALDTRRG comes from the coding sequence ATGGCTGCGAATCCAAACCGCATGAGCAGTCGCGCCTGGCAACGTTTCAAGGCGAATCGACGTGGCTACTACAGTCTCTGGCTCTTCTCTATCTTGTTCCTGCTGAGCCTTATTGCTGAGGTGCTGTCGAACGACAAACCCCTGATCGTTCACTATCAGGATGAGTATTTCTTCCCGTTGATTGAGACCTATCCCGAAACACGTTTTGGCGGTGACTTTGCATCTGAGACAGACTACCTGGATCCCTTTATCCGAGATCAATTGAAAGAAGGTGGAAACTGGGCAATCTATCCGCCCAACCCCTACAGCTACAACACCATCAACTACTTCTCCGAGCTACCCAACCCGGCGCCACCCAGTGATGAGAATCTGCTCGGTACCGATGACCGGGGTAGGGATGTTGTTGCACGATTGATCTACGGCTTCCGTCTCTCGGTACTGTTCGCCTTTGCCCTGACGGTGGTTGGTACCCTGGTGGGTATGCTCGCTGGGGCACTGCAAGGTTACTTTGGTGGCCGCACTGATCTATTTGCGCAGCGCTTTATCGAAATCTGGAGCTCAATGCCGGAGCTCTATCTGTTGATTATCTTCGCCTCGATTTTCCAACCAAGTGTGGCGCTACTTATTATTCTATTGAGCCTGTTTGGCTGGATGGGACTGGCCGACTATGTGCGTGCCGAGTTCTTTCGTGGTCGTAACATGGACTACGTGGAGGCGGCGCGCAGTCTCGGTGTCTCCAACCGCACCATCATGCGTCGCCACCTGATGCCCAATGCGATGACACCCGTCATCACCTTTCTACCGTTCCGTATCAGCGGTTCGATTTTGGCGCTAACCAGTCTCGACTTTCTCGGTCTCGGTGTGCCGCCCTCGACCCCGTCACTGGGTGAACTGCTGGCGCAGGGTAAGGAGAACATCGATGCCTGGTGGCTCTCGATGACCACCTTCGGTGTATTAGTCGGGACTCTGGTACTACTGATCTTCATCGGTGAGGCGTTACGAGAAGCGCTCGATACGCGGCGGGGCTAA
- a CDS encoding hemerythrin domain-containing protein has translation MSALTDELKADHAWVLEKLEEVKRKGIVSEDAVETLMSIKNALIGHLQKEDAKLYPVLNKAAESDNRLKNNLKIFAKDMEQITADAIAFFDRYSTTTSDSAFAEDIGALFSRLKRRISTEEKMLYSEYDKVS, from the coding sequence ATGTCTGCACTGACCGATGAACTGAAAGCTGACCACGCCTGGGTCCTTGAGAAACTCGAAGAGGTTAAGAGGAAGGGTATCGTATCTGAGGATGCGGTTGAGACCCTGATGAGCATCAAGAACGCACTAATTGGTCATCTTCAGAAAGAGGACGCAAAGCTCTACCCGGTACTCAATAAGGCCGCTGAGAGTGATAACCGCCTGAAGAACAATCTGAAGATCTTCGCCAAGGATATGGAGCAGATCACCGCCGATGCGATCGCCTTCTTCGACCGCTACTCAACCACCACTTCCGACAGCGCCTTTGCAGAGGATATCGGTGCACTCTTCTCGCGTCTAAAGCGTCGTATCAGCACCGAAGAGAAGATGCTCTACTCAGAGTACGACAAAGTCTCCTAA
- a CDS encoding DEAD/DEAH box helicase: MFSNLPLNARLLKALKALDYQSATPVQLNAIPPALKAQDLLVSAETGSGKTAAFLLPTLHQLLANRARRAGVRALVLVPTRELGRQVYVQCQKLCEFTDLQTLLITGGDDYKEQVKQLEEGPAVVIATPGRLFDHLKKGTAKLNDLEVLILDEADRMLDMGFGDTVMSIAKRSRRERQTLLFSATIERGEVAAMARLLLDEPQIITLATSQDKHTNIEQQMVLADDVAHKERLLQRLLSNDEYGKALVFTNTRVQADRLGGLLRSSEIRTGVLHGDMDQEKRNLVMDMIRRGNVQVMVATDLAARGLDVKGIDLVINFEMARSGDDYVHRIGRTGRAGEKGVAISLIDHNEWNRTAGIERYLKQRFERREIEGLVATYKGPKKQKASGKAAGSKKQKLARKKSKVKKRLRDKKSVGKRRKPNK, from the coding sequence TTGTTCTCCAATCTCCCACTCAATGCGCGTCTACTCAAGGCGCTCAAGGCTCTCGACTACCAGAGCGCCACACCGGTACAGCTCAACGCGATACCTCCTGCACTAAAAGCGCAGGATCTGCTGGTAAGTGCCGAGACCGGTAGCGGTAAGACCGCAGCCTTCCTGTTACCAACCCTGCATCAACTGTTAGCCAATCGAGCACGTCGTGCGGGGGTGCGAGCACTGGTATTGGTGCCAACCCGTGAATTGGGCCGACAGGTCTATGTGCAGTGTCAGAAACTGTGCGAATTTACCGACCTGCAGACGCTGCTGATTACCGGTGGGGATGACTACAAAGAGCAGGTTAAGCAGCTGGAAGAGGGGCCTGCTGTGGTAATCGCTACCCCTGGCCGACTCTTCGATCACCTGAAGAAAGGCACCGCCAAGCTCAATGATCTTGAGGTGTTAATACTCGATGAGGCCGATCGCATGCTCGATATGGGCTTTGGCGATACGGTGATGAGTATCGCCAAGCGGAGTAGAAGAGAGCGTCAGACGCTGCTCTTCTCCGCCACTATCGAAAGGGGAGAGGTGGCAGCCATGGCCAGGCTACTGCTCGATGAGCCACAGATCATCACACTCGCCACCTCGCAGGATAAACACACCAACATCGAACAGCAGATGGTGTTGGCCGACGATGTGGCACATAAGGAACGGTTACTGCAGAGGCTGCTCTCTAATGATGAATACGGCAAGGCGCTGGTCTTTACCAACACCCGTGTTCAGGCCGACCGACTCGGCGGATTGCTGCGCAGCAGTGAGATCCGGACTGGCGTGTTACACGGTGATATGGATCAGGAGAAGCGCAACCTGGTAATGGATATGATCCGTCGCGGCAATGTTCAGGTGATGGTTGCCACCGACCTGGCGGCACGCGGTCTCGATGTGAAAGGGATCGATCTGGTTATCAATTTCGAAATGGCGCGTAGCGGTGATGACTATGTACACCGAATCGGCCGTACTGGACGGGCCGGTGAAAAGGGCGTGGCTATATCGTTAATTGACCATAACGAGTGGAATCGAACCGCCGGTATCGAACGCTACCTCAAACAACGTTTTGAGCGCCGTGAGATCGAGGGGTTAGTAGCGACCTATAAGGGCCCGAAAAAACAGAAGGCCTCCGGTAAGGCGGCTGGTAGTAAAAAACAGAAGCTGGCTCGTAAAAAGAGCAAGGTGAAAAAACGTCTGCGCGATAAGAAGAGTGTTGGCAAACGACGTAAACCAAACAAGTGA
- a CDS encoding microcin C ABC transporter permease YejB, producing the protein MLAYILKRLLLMIPTLFGVMLITFVVIQFVPGGPVEQLVAQMKGQGGHGEASAGIEGLYRGAKGLDEERLNELKAYYGFDKPAWQRFGEMIGNYLSFNLGESYYHHKTVMELVVDKLPVSISLGLWTFFITYLTCIPLGVAKAVREGTPFDVITSTVILIGYAIPGFVLGITLLVLFGGGSFYDVFPLRGLVSDNWSELPLIDQILDYLWHMVLPVTASVVGSFAVMTMLTKNSFLEEIRKQYVLTARAKGLTENSVLYRHIFRNAMIPLVTGFPAAFIGAFFTGSLLIETIFSLDGLGLLSYESVLKRDYPVVLGTLYLFTLMGLIAKLITDICYVVIDPRIQFESVER; encoded by the coding sequence GTGCTCGCCTATATCCTCAAACGTCTGCTACTGATGATCCCGACCCTGTTCGGAGTGATGCTGATCACCTTTGTCGTTATTCAGTTTGTACCGGGCGGTCCGGTTGAACAGCTGGTGGCGCAGATGAAGGGGCAGGGCGGTCATGGTGAGGCGAGTGCAGGTATCGAGGGGCTCTACCGTGGCGCCAAGGGGCTCGATGAGGAGCGCCTCAATGAGCTGAAGGCCTACTACGGTTTTGATAAACCGGCATGGCAGCGCTTTGGTGAGATGATCGGAAACTACCTGAGCTTCAATCTGGGCGAGAGCTACTATCACCACAAGACGGTGATGGAGCTGGTGGTCGACAAGCTACCGGTCTCGATCAGCCTTGGTCTCTGGACCTTCTTTATCACTTACCTCACCTGTATCCCACTCGGTGTCGCGAAGGCGGTGCGCGAGGGTACGCCGTTTGATGTCATCACCAGCACGGTAATCCTGATCGGTTATGCGATACCGGGTTTTGTGCTCGGTATTACCCTGCTGGTGCTCTTCGGTGGAGGTAGCTTCTACGATGTTTTCCCGCTACGCGGACTGGTCTCCGATAACTGGTCTGAACTACCGTTAATCGACCAGATCCTCGACTACCTCTGGCATATGGTGCTGCCGGTGACCGCCTCGGTAGTCGGTAGCTTTGCCGTCATGACCATGCTGACCAAAAACAGCTTCCTTGAGGAGATCCGCAAGCAGTATGTGCTGACCGCACGCGCCAAGGGGCTGACCGAAAATAGCGTGCTCTACCGCCACATCTTCCGCAACGCGATGATCCCGCTGGTGACCGGTTTTCCCGCTGCCTTTATCGGTGCCTTTTTTACCGGCTCACTGCTGATTGAGACGATCTTCTCGCTTGATGGTCTGGGGCTGCTCTCCTATGAGTCGGTGTTGAAACGTGACTATCCAGTCGTGCTCGGCACACTCTATCTCTTCACTCTGATGGGATTGATCGCCAAGCTGATAACCGATATCTGTTACGTCGTGATCGATCCGCGCATCCAGTTTGAGTCGGTTGAGCGCTGA
- a CDS encoding ABC transporter ATP-binding protein, translated as MSERGEPLLRVDGLQSCLETGRGTLRVVDDVSFEIARGETYALLGESGCGKSMTALSLLRLLPEPAGRIVAGRVELEGEELLGHSDAAMRKVRGNRIAMIFQEPMTSLNPVMAVGEQVAEVLRLHKGLNSAQAADQVVELLDAVGIPDPARRYKEFPHQLSGGMKQRVMIAMALAGEPDLLIADEPTTALDVTIQAQVLELLRKLQRERGMSILLITHDLGVVAENADRVGVMYAGQLVEEAGRDEFFAHPQHPYSRKLFESLPSKGKRNQPLAVIDGMVPSLDRQFNHCRFADRCPSVMDVCRGRVPEWREQAAGHSARCFLAEMGSEGASVEVELPLSKTDESVSDGSPLLATTDLKVHFPIQRGLFKRTVGHVYAVDGISLQIPKGQTLALVGESGCGKTTVGKGVLQLIRPTAGSVQFDQLELTELSSRELRQHRRNFQIVFQDPFSSMNPRMQIGDVVAEGLIAQGLVTSRTEREQRVAELLSQVGLSPEMADRYPHEFSGGQRQRICIARALAVNPKLIVCDEPTSALDVSVQAQILNLLKELQQQFGISLLFITHNLAVVGYLAHEVAVMYLGRIVEQGRVDEVLESPQHPYTQALLSAVPEVDDELRREIVRLEGELPSPANPPQGCHFHPRCPRTMTQCNDCYPTEVRLEGEHRVACHLFGEA; from the coding sequence ATGAGTGAGAGAGGTGAACCACTACTGCGTGTTGACGGGCTGCAGAGTTGTCTCGAGACAGGGCGTGGCACGCTGCGCGTAGTCGATGACGTCAGCTTTGAGATCGCGCGAGGCGAGACCTACGCACTGCTAGGTGAGTCGGGCTGTGGAAAGTCGATGACTGCACTCTCACTGCTGCGGCTGCTGCCCGAACCGGCAGGGCGAATTGTTGCTGGGCGGGTTGAGCTCGAGGGTGAGGAGTTACTCGGACACTCCGATGCAGCGATGCGTAAGGTGCGAGGTAATCGCATCGCAATGATCTTCCAGGAACCGATGACCTCGCTCAATCCAGTGATGGCTGTGGGTGAGCAGGTGGCTGAGGTATTGCGGCTACACAAGGGGTTAAATAGTGCGCAGGCAGCAGATCAGGTTGTTGAGCTACTCGATGCAGTCGGCATTCCCGATCCAGCACGGCGATATAAGGAGTTTCCTCACCAGCTATCTGGCGGTATGAAACAACGAGTGATGATCGCGATGGCGCTGGCGGGTGAGCCCGATCTGCTTATTGCCGATGAACCGACCACGGCACTCGATGTGACTATCCAGGCGCAGGTTCTGGAGTTGCTGCGCAAACTACAGCGTGAGCGTGGCATGTCGATACTACTCATTACCCACGATCTGGGTGTGGTGGCGGAGAATGCCGACCGGGTAGGTGTCATGTATGCCGGGCAGCTGGTCGAAGAGGCGGGGCGCGACGAGTTCTTCGCCCATCCGCAGCACCCCTATAGCCGCAAACTCTTTGAATCGCTGCCAAGCAAAGGTAAGCGGAACCAGCCTCTAGCCGTTATCGATGGCATGGTGCCGAGTCTTGATCGTCAGTTTAACCACTGTCGCTTTGCCGATCGCTGTCCCTCGGTAATGGATGTATGCCGAGGGCGTGTGCCTGAGTGGCGGGAGCAGGCGGCGGGCCACTCTGCGCGCTGTTTCCTCGCTGAGATGGGGAGTGAGGGGGCGTCGGTTGAGGTTGAGCTTCCACTCTCCAAGACGGATGAGAGTGTATCGGACGGCTCTCCACTGCTCGCAACAACCGATCTCAAGGTCCACTTCCCGATCCAGCGCGGTCTCTTCAAGCGCACCGTCGGTCACGTCTACGCCGTCGACGGTATCTCACTACAGATTCCCAAGGGGCAGACCCTGGCGTTGGTGGGGGAGTCGGGGTGTGGCAAGACCACCGTCGGTAAGGGTGTCTTGCAGCTGATCCGTCCCACTGCCGGTAGTGTGCAGTTCGACCAGCTGGAGCTGACCGAGCTGAGTAGCCGTGAGCTGCGTCAGCACCGGCGCAACTTCCAGATCGTCTTTCAGGATCCCTTCTCATCAATGAACCCGCGCATGCAGATCGGTGATGTGGTTGCCGAGGGGTTGATTGCCCAGGGATTAGTTACGAGTCGCACAGAGCGTGAACAGCGTGTGGCGGAATTGCTGAGCCAGGTGGGGCTTTCGCCGGAGATGGCTGATCGCTATCCACACGAGTTCTCAGGTGGTCAGCGTCAGCGCATCTGTATTGCTCGTGCCCTGGCGGTCAATCCGAAACTGATTGTCTGTGATGAGCCAACCAGCGCACTTGATGTCTCGGTGCAGGCACAGATCCTGAATCTTCTCAAAGAGCTGCAGCAGCAGTTCGGTATCTCGTTACTCTTTATTACCCACAACCTGGCGGTTGTTGGCTATCTGGCGCACGAGGTGGCGGTTATGTATCTGGGTAGGATCGTTGAGCAGGGGCGCGTTGATGAGGTGTTGGAGTCGCCGCAGCATCCCTATACACAGGCTCTACTGTCGGCAGTACCAGAGGTGGATGATGAGTTGCGCAGAGAGATCGTGCGTCTGGAGGGCGAGCTGCCCTCACCAGCTAATCCACCACAAGGGTGTCATTTTCATCCGCGATGCCCAAGGACGATGACGCAATGTAATGACTGCTATCCAACCGAGGTTCGCCTTGAGGGCGAACACCGGGTGGCGTGTCATCTGTTTGGTGAGGCTTAG